The following are from one region of the Gossypium hirsutum isolate 1008001.06 chromosome D03, Gossypium_hirsutum_v2.1, whole genome shotgun sequence genome:
- the LOC107927086 gene encoding pyruvate kinase, cytosolic isozyme: MEINNHHEGGFEMEKKPKTKIVCTLGPASRSVPMIEKLLRAGMNVARFNFSHGSHAYHQETLDNLRAAMLNTGILCAVMLDTKGPEIRTGFLKDGKIQLKQGQEITITTDYSIKGDETLISMSYKKLAEDVKPGMVILCADGTISFTVLSCDKQKGLVHCRCENSAVLGERKNVNLPGVVVDLPTLTEKDKEDILEWGVPNQIDMIALSFVRKGSDLVEVRKLLGKHAKNILLMSKVENQEGVANFDDILTNSDAFMVARGVGIHDKVSRPTRAEATDVANAVLDGTDCVMLSGETAAGAYPELAVQTMAKICVEAESTLDYGDVFKRIMEHSPVPMSPLESLASSAVRTANSAKASLILVLTRGGSTAKLVAKYRPGMPILSMVVPEIQTDSFDWSCSDEAPARHSLVYRGLIPVLYAGSARASHEETTEEALEFAIQHAKAKGLCQNGDSIVALHRIGTASVIKILTAK, encoded by the exons ATGGAAATCAATAACCACCATGAAGGAGGTTTCGAAATGGAGAAGAAGCCCAAGACGAAGATCGTATGCACTCTGGGTCCTGCATCCAGGTCCGTTCCTATGATCGAGAAGCTGTTGAGGGCCGGCATGAACGTCGCTCGTTTCAACTTCTCTCATGGATCTCATGCCTACCATCAGGAAACCCTTGACAATCTCAGGGCAGCTATGCTCAACACCGGCATTCTCTGCGCCGTCATGCTCGATACCAAG GGTCCCGAGATCCGAACTGGTTTTCTCAAGGATGGAAAAATTCAGCTTAAACAGGGTCAAGAAATCACCATAACAACTGACTATAGCATAAAGGGTGATGAGACACTGATAAGTATGAGTTACAAAAAGTTGGCCGAGGATGTCAAACCAGGGATGGTCATACTTTGTGCAGATGGGACAATCTCTTTTACAGTCTTATCTTGTGACAAACAAAAGGGTTTGGTTCACTGTCGATGTGAGAATTCTGCAGTTCTTGGTGAGAGGAAGAACGTTAATCTTCCAGGGGTCGTTGTTGACCTCCCAACCTTGACTGAAAAGGACAAGGAAGATATCTTGGAATGGGGAGTTCCAAACCAAATTGACATGATTGCCCTTTCTTTTGTTCGAAAAGGATCAGACCTCGTGGAGGTTCGGAAACTGCTTGGAAAGCATGCTAAGAATATTCTTCTCATGTCAAAG GTTGAAAATCAAGAAGGGGTAGCAAATTTTGATGACATCCTTACAAATTCAGATGCATTTATGGTGGCACGAGGTGTTGGAATCCATGATAAAGTCTCCCGGCCAACCAGGGCTGAGGCCACTGATGTTGCCAATGCAGTTCTTGATGGCACAGACTGTGTGATGTTAAGTGGTGAAACCGCAGCTGGAGCTTACCCGGAACTTGCTGTTCAGACCATGGCCAAAATATGTGTAGAAGCAGAAAGCACTCTTGATTATGGAGATGTCTTCAAAAGGATTATGGAACACTCGCCAGTGCCAATGAGTCCGTTAGAAAGCCTGGCTTCTTCAGCTGTTAGAACAGCAAATTCAGCAAAAGCATCTCTTATATTGGTCTTAACCAGGGGAGGAAGTACTGCAAAGCTGGTGGCTAAGTATAGGCCTGGAATGCCCATTTTATCCATGGTTGTCCCCGAAATCCAGACTGATTCGTTCGATTGGTCGTGCAGTGATGAAGCTCCAGCAAGGCACAGCTTAGTGTATCGGGGTTTGATCCCAGTTTTATATGCTGGATCTGCCAGAGCTTCTCATGAAGAGACAACAGAGGAAGCATTGGAGTTTGCTATTCAGCATGCCAAGGCAAAGGGATTATGCCAAAATGGGGATTCGATTGTTGCTCTGCATCGGATTGGGACTGCATCCGTGATCAAGATCTTGACTGCAAAGTGA
- the LOC107927087 gene encoding E3 ubiquitin-protein ligase SIRP1: MAARYWCYQCSQVVTPIMEAEIKCPFCRGGFIEEMSNGTRDSAPGMDSHIQSDRALSLWAPILLGMLGNPRRRRRLRRIEFEEEDAENSDGEARHGGDTDLDRELESIIRNRRRNSASIVQLLQGVRERMASEGENSENDRDRDGVIFINPFNQTIIVQGSYDSNPGGRNRNSDRIGSIGDYFIGPGLDILLQHLAVAQNDPERYGTPPAQVEAIMALPTVKIEENLKCCVCMDDFEAGSEAREMPCKHKFHSGCILPWLEIHSSCPVCRYQIPAVGQKLNSERPGNNSNRRESESNVHGRGSGEEEGEGDGRSGRRFSFPWPFNGLFTSGSQSGRGNSSSSTASSSQSGNASQTNEN; this comes from the coding sequence ATGGCAGCAAGGTACTGGTGTTATCAGTGTTCTCAAGTGGTTACTCCCATCATGGAAGCTGAGATTAAATGCCCATTTTGTCGAGGTGGGTTTATTGAAGAAATGAGCAATGGTACAAGAGACAGTGCTCCAGGCATGGATTCCCATATCCAATCTGATCGAGCACTCTCACTATGGGCTCCCATCTTGTTAGGTATGCTGGGTAATCCTCGTCGCCGCAGAAGACTTAGACGTATCGAGTTTGAAGAAGAGGATGCTGAGAATTCTGATGGCGAAGCTCGCCATGGAGGCGATACTGACTTGGACCGAGAACTTGAATCCATCATTAGGAATAGAAGAAGGAACTCTGCATCGATCGTGCAGCTGCTTCAAGGTGTTAGAGAGAGAATGGCATCTGAAGGCGAGAATTCTGAGAATGATAGGGATAGGGACGGAGTAATTTTCATCAATCCTTTCAATCAGACTATCATTGTCCAGGGCTCTTATGATTCCAATCCGGGTGGTCGAAACCGAAACTCCGACCGCATAGGTTCTATAGGTGATTATTTCATCGGTCCTGGTTTAGATATATTGTTGCAGCATTTGGCAGTGGCACAAAACGACCCCGAAAGATATGGAACACCACCAGCACAAGTAGAGGCAATCATGGCCTTGCCAACTGTGAAAATTGAGGAGAATTTGAAATGTTGTGTGTGTATGGACGATTTCGAGGCTGGTAGTGAAGCAAGGGAAATGCCATGTAAGCATAAGTTTCATAGTGGGTGTATATTGCCATGGTTGGAGATCCATAGTTCTTGTCCAGTTTGCAGATATCAAATACCTGCTGTTGGACAGAAACTCAATTCAGAGAGGCCTGGGAATAATAGCaacagaagagaaagtgaaagtaatgtTCACGGACGTGGTAGTGGGGAAGAAGAGGGTGAAGGGGATGGGAGAAGTGGGAGAAGGTTTTCATTTCCATGGCCATTCAATGGCTTGTTCACATCAGGATCACAGTCCGGCAGAGGGAATTCATCTTCCTCGACAGCTTCAAGCTCTCAATCCGGAAATGCTTCTCAAACAAATGAGAACTGA
- the LOC107927088 gene encoding uncharacterized protein isoform X1, translating into MMVCFCSQNVRDGIHACLRDYDRLQNLAVVLIYIQIGCSLIGSLGALYNGVSLINLGIALFALVAIESSSQSLGRTYAVLLFCAILLDISWFILFSHDIWNLSSERNGMLFTFSLRLTLAMEIVGFCVRFCSSLLWIQIYRQGISYVNSGANPRDPDFDLRTSFLSPATLPNSRQCSHNDSDDALGASIYDPAYYSSLFEDRQQPSRHSFLLQVENDPKVLQIVRIQAHI; encoded by the exons ATGATGGTTTGTTTTTGCTCTCAGAATGTGAGAGATGGAATTCACGCTTGTCTTCGCGATTATGATAGGCTCCAGAATCTGGCCGTCGTCCTTATTTACATCCAA ATCGGGTGCTCCTTGATCGGATCCCTCGGCGCATTATACAACGGTGTGTCGCTCATCAATTTGGGGATCGCATTGTTCGCTTTGGTTGCCATCGAGAGCAGCAGTCAGAGCTTAGGTCGAACCTACGCCGTTTTGCTCTTCTGCGCCATTCTGCTTGACATTTCGTGGTTCATCCTCTTTTCCCACGATATTTGGAACTTGTCCAGCGAGCGTAATGGAATGTTGTTCACCTTCTCCCTCAGATTAACGCTTGCCATGGAGATCGTGGGGTTTTGCGTAAGATTCTGCTCGTCCCTCTTATGGATTCAAATATATAGACAGGGAATTTCATATGTAAACAGTGGTGCCAATCCTCGAGACCCTGATTTCGATTTGAGAACTAGTTTTCTGAGCCCTGCAACCCTACCCAATTCCAGACAGTGCTCTCACAATGACTCTGATGACGCTTTAGGAGCTTCCATCTACGATCCTGCTTATTACTCTTCCCTTTTTGAAGACCGTCAGCAGCCCAGTAGACATTCATTTCTG TTGCAGGTGGAGAATGATCCAAAAGTGCTTCAGATTGTCCGAATTCAAGCACATATTTGA
- the LOC107927088 gene encoding uncharacterized protein isoform X3 translates to MMVCFCSQNVRDGIHACLRDYDRLQNLAVVLIYIQIGCSLIGSLGALYNGVSLINLGIALFALVAIESSSQSLGRTYAVLLFCAILLDISWFILFSHDIWNLSSERNGMLFTFSLRLTLAMEIVGFCVRFCSSLLWIQIYRQGISYVNSGANPRDPDFDLRTSFLSPATLPNSRQCSHNDSDDALGASIYDPAYYSSLFEDRQQPSRHSFLVENDPKVLQIVRIQAHI, encoded by the exons ATGATGGTTTGTTTTTGCTCTCAGAATGTGAGAGATGGAATTCACGCTTGTCTTCGCGATTATGATAGGCTCCAGAATCTGGCCGTCGTCCTTATTTACATCCAA ATCGGGTGCTCCTTGATCGGATCCCTCGGCGCATTATACAACGGTGTGTCGCTCATCAATTTGGGGATCGCATTGTTCGCTTTGGTTGCCATCGAGAGCAGCAGTCAGAGCTTAGGTCGAACCTACGCCGTTTTGCTCTTCTGCGCCATTCTGCTTGACATTTCGTGGTTCATCCTCTTTTCCCACGATATTTGGAACTTGTCCAGCGAGCGTAATGGAATGTTGTTCACCTTCTCCCTCAGATTAACGCTTGCCATGGAGATCGTGGGGTTTTGCGTAAGATTCTGCTCGTCCCTCTTATGGATTCAAATATATAGACAGGGAATTTCATATGTAAACAGTGGTGCCAATCCTCGAGACCCTGATTTCGATTTGAGAACTAGTTTTCTGAGCCCTGCAACCCTACCCAATTCCAGACAGTGCTCTCACAATGACTCTGATGACGCTTTAGGAGCTTCCATCTACGATCCTGCTTATTACTCTTCCCTTTTTGAAGACCGTCAGCAGCCCAGTAGACATTCATTTCTG GTGGAGAATGATCCAAAAGTGCTTCAGATTGTCCGAATTCAAGCACATATTTGA
- the LOC107927088 gene encoding uncharacterized protein isoform X2, with the protein MMVCFCSQNVRDGIHACLRDYDRLQNLAVVLIYIQIGCSLIGSLGALYNGVSLINLGIALFALVAIESSSQSLGRTYAVLLFCAILLDISWFILFSHDIWNLSSERNGMLFTFSLRLTLAMEIVGFCVRFCSSLLWIQIYRQGISYVNSGANPRDPDFDLRTSFLSPATLPNSRQCSHNDSDDALGASIYDPAYYSSLFEDRQQPSRHSFLGQNNAVSRTGSTAGAEVS; encoded by the exons ATGATGGTTTGTTTTTGCTCTCAGAATGTGAGAGATGGAATTCACGCTTGTCTTCGCGATTATGATAGGCTCCAGAATCTGGCCGTCGTCCTTATTTACATCCAA ATCGGGTGCTCCTTGATCGGATCCCTCGGCGCATTATACAACGGTGTGTCGCTCATCAATTTGGGGATCGCATTGTTCGCTTTGGTTGCCATCGAGAGCAGCAGTCAGAGCTTAGGTCGAACCTACGCCGTTTTGCTCTTCTGCGCCATTCTGCTTGACATTTCGTGGTTCATCCTCTTTTCCCACGATATTTGGAACTTGTCCAGCGAGCGTAATGGAATGTTGTTCACCTTCTCCCTCAGATTAACGCTTGCCATGGAGATCGTGGGGTTTTGCGTAAGATTCTGCTCGTCCCTCTTATGGATTCAAATATATAGACAGGGAATTTCATATGTAAACAGTGGTGCCAATCCTCGAGACCCTGATTTCGATTTGAGAACTAGTTTTCTGAGCCCTGCAACCCTACCCAATTCCAGACAGTGCTCTCACAATGACTCTGATGACGCTTTAGGAGCTTCCATCTACGATCCTGCTTATTACTCTTCCCTTTTTGAAGACCGTCAGCAGCCCAGTAGACATTCATTTCTG GGTCAAAATAATGCTGTTAGCAGAACTGGATCCACTGCTGGTGCTGAAGTTTCTTAG